A single window of Nicotiana sylvestris chromosome 3, ASM39365v2, whole genome shotgun sequence DNA harbors:
- the LOC104227513 gene encoding uncharacterized protein, which produces MKPSVARNVYLYSRSLLMPNPCPATTSFWSNYRLFSSKSPNQPLAGSNSGHTRDSNDNSLHDEDDISNKALKRQIDKFFEGDEEAFPSIFEAILKRKLAGKSEESDEELMNDLQAQPRQHDAADKGSNSD; this is translated from the exons ATGAAACCATCCGTTGCAAGAAATGTTTACCTCTATTCGCGCAGTTTGTTAATGCCGAATCCTTGCCCTGCTACCACTTCATTTTGGTCCAACTATAGACTTTTCTCTTCCAAAAGCCCTAATCAACCTCTTGCTGGATCAAACTCGGGTCATACTCGTGATAGCAATGATAATAGCCTTCACGATGAAGATGATATCAGCAATAAAG CGCTGAAGAGGCAGATAGATAAGTTCTTTGAAGGAGATGAAGAAGCATTCCCATCAATATTTGAAGCCATACTGAAAAGAAAGTTGGCTGGAAAAAGTGAGGAATCAGATGAGGAATTGATGAATGACCTTCAAGCCCAACCCCGACAGCATGATGCTGCTGATAAAGGGTCCAACTCCGATTGA